The Flaviramulus sp. BrNp1-15 genome has a window encoding:
- a CDS encoding DUF3667 domain-containing protein, with protein sequence MKNQLETCKNCEQQFEEGFKFCPHCGQQAKDELTVKVLFYNTISNYFSFDARFFKSFLPLLFRPGYLASKFIEGKRLLYLHPAQMYLFITVVFFFLFSFIQRKQVQELNDNLAKTLKQEKFTDTITNDFIKDSLKAVKLSELKKADSIARAEVRHALEESKLINGFSDEKIDSLIKSDKFNKNNVIMFGNGEDTIDSLIASGASDKDIYKEMGMSDDAGAFTRRLYAQALKFYKSRRGGSVLQAFYDTIPIALFFLLPIFAILLKLFYRKSGRYSHHLVFSFYYFSFLFTVFSILIAVNFVVDIPGWISFLIALSTFVYLFLGLRRFYQQGVIKSFFKGSIVTFLFLSFVAPLAAVILGMFAFLFY encoded by the coding sequence ATGAAAAACCAATTAGAAACCTGTAAAAATTGCGAACAACAATTTGAAGAAGGCTTTAAATTTTGTCCGCATTGTGGACAACAAGCTAAAGACGAGTTAACAGTAAAAGTGCTGTTTTATAACACAATAAGCAATTATTTTTCGTTTGATGCACGCTTTTTTAAAAGCTTTTTACCTTTATTATTCAGGCCAGGGTATTTAGCAAGTAAATTTATAGAAGGTAAGCGTTTACTGTATTTACACCCTGCACAAATGTATTTGTTTATTACGGTGGTGTTTTTCTTTTTGTTTTCTTTTATTCAACGAAAACAAGTACAAGAGTTAAATGATAATTTAGCCAAAACCTTAAAACAAGAAAAGTTTACTGATACTATTACAAATGATTTTATAAAAGACTCTTTAAAGGCGGTTAAATTATCTGAACTTAAAAAAGCAGATTCTATTGCTAGGGCAGAAGTACGGCATGCATTAGAAGAAAGTAAATTAATAAATGGTTTTTCTGACGAAAAAATAGATTCTTTAATAAAGTCTGATAAATTTAATAAGAACAATGTTATTATGTTTGGGAATGGTGAAGATACTATAGATTCATTAATAGCAAGCGGCGCAAGTGATAAAGATATTTATAAAGAAATGGGAATGAGTGATGATGCGGGAGCTTTTACTAGACGTTTGTATGCACAAGCGCTAAAATTTTATAAATCTAGAAGAGGAGGCAGTGTTTTACAGGCATTTTACGATACCATACCTATTGCATTGTTTTTCTTACTGCCAATTTTTGCAATATTATTAAAACTGTTTTACAGAAAAAGCGGGCGATATTCACACCATTTGGTATTTAGCTTTTATTATTTCTCTTTTTTGTTTACCGTATTTAGTATTTTAATTGCTGTTAATTTTGTTGTAGATATACCGGGTTGGATTAGTTTTTTAATAGCACTTTCTACCTTTGTCTATTTATTTTTAGGATTAAGGCGTTTTTACCAACAAGGTGTGATTAAAAGCTTTTTTAAAGGAAGTATAGTTACTTTTTTATTTTTGTCTTTTGTGGCGCCTTTAGCAGCTGTAATTTTAGGAATGTTTGCTTTTTTGTTTTATTAA
- a CDS encoding AraC family transcriptional regulator gives MVFNTHILNNLLSNYVESIFHYKDFNPDHSIERVVPTGHLFLIFELDGFSRNTFDNNTLKPKKSFTKVWVSGMHKNYISISAHQNSEMLVVQFKPCGSYPFLQIPVEELNDKVIPAEELFSDDILLLRDSLLNPETSSDKFKIVENWLLSKFDETKTPPKDLVKAIEELRVNSNNNHNQIIEKYPNSQKHLIHQFKKYIGLTPKQLHRVLRFNDILQKIQQEQQISWTEIAYLCGFSDQSHFIKEFKHFSGFNPSEFIKNEFDKDPPNFFPLDREG, from the coding sequence ATGGTATTTAATACTCACATTTTAAATAATTTACTAAGCAATTACGTTGAGTCTATTTTTCATTATAAAGATTTTAATCCAGATCATTCTATTGAGCGTGTTGTTCCTACAGGACATCTTTTTCTGATTTTTGAACTTGATGGTTTTAGCAGAAATACTTTTGATAACAACACCTTAAAACCAAAAAAATCTTTTACCAAAGTTTGGGTTTCTGGTATGCATAAAAACTATATTTCAATTTCTGCGCATCAGAATTCCGAAATGTTAGTTGTACAATTTAAACCTTGTGGTAGTTACCCTTTTTTACAAATTCCTGTTGAAGAATTGAATGATAAAGTTATTCCTGCAGAAGAATTGTTTAGTGATGATATCTTACTTTTAAGAGATTCGCTTTTAAATCCAGAAACATCTTCTGATAAATTTAAAATCGTAGAAAATTGGTTATTAAGTAAGTTTGATGAAACTAAAACACCTCCGAAAGACCTAGTAAAAGCTATTGAAGAATTACGGGTAAATTCAAATAATAATCACAATCAAATCATTGAAAAATACCCAAATTCGCAGAAACATTTAATACATCAGTTTAAAAAATATATAGGTTTAACACCAAAACAACTTCATCGTGTTTTACGCTTTAACGATATTCTTCAAAAAATACAGCAAGAGCAACAAATAAGTTGGACAGAAATAGCCTATTTATGTGGTTTTTCAGATCAATCACACTTTATTAAAGAGTTTAAACACTTTTCGGGTTTTAACCCTAGTGAGTTTATAAAAAATGAATTTGATAAAGACCCACCTAATTTTTTTCCATTAGACAGAGAAGGTTAA
- a CDS encoding TonB-dependent receptor — MEITIKGDKEFDDIPSLKSKALRINLNENIYGSFAEIGAGQETCRHFFRAGGASGTIAKAMSAYDKDFSDAIYGAEDDGRYVTEARLRKMLTHEMNLMENRLTRDKHPNKIFFTYANTVATIDFAKQYKGHGWVGIKYQIDAKGGYNEIILHVRFKETDARLQQETLGILGTNLIYGAFYKYNVPKKLLRYLYDHLDKDQVEIDTINFSGPVFKNIDNRLMSLQLVKNGMTDAVMFGPDGTNVLPAKVFYKKNILALRGSFRPVTKVNMAMYEKSYNMFIKENKVDKDKTVVVFEITLSNLRAEGEIDEQDFIDRADLLCSLGQSVMISNFQEYFKVVEYFSKYSKARMGLAMGVSNLVDIFDEKYYRHISGGILEAFGKLFFKDLKVYLYPMLDPETGELINSENLKVYPRMKELYKFFKYNGKVIDIDDYDTSIMSIFSREILRMICEGEDGWEDMVPEGTADLIKDYRLFGYTRKPLTLSRRKKLSNK, encoded by the coding sequence ATGGAAATTACCATAAAAGGAGACAAAGAATTTGATGACATCCCTTCTTTAAAATCGAAAGCTCTTCGCATTAACTTAAACGAAAATATTTACGGATCATTTGCTGAAATTGGAGCTGGACAAGAAACCTGTAGGCATTTCTTTAGAGCTGGAGGTGCCTCGGGGACTATCGCAAAGGCAATGTCTGCATACGATAAAGACTTTAGTGATGCTATTTATGGTGCAGAAGATGATGGCCGTTATGTAACTGAAGCTCGTTTACGTAAAATGCTTACCCATGAAATGAACCTCATGGAAAATAGGTTAACACGCGATAAACACCCAAATAAAATATTTTTTACTTACGCTAATACCGTTGCTACCATTGACTTTGCAAAACAGTACAAAGGCCATGGTTGGGTTGGTATAAAATATCAAATAGACGCTAAAGGTGGTTACAACGAAATTATTTTACATGTTCGTTTTAAAGAAACTGATGCACGATTACAGCAAGAAACACTAGGTATATTAGGTACAAATTTAATTTATGGGGCATTTTATAAGTATAACGTTCCAAAAAAATTACTTCGCTATTTATATGATCATTTAGATAAAGATCAAGTAGAAATTGATACTATTAACTTTTCTGGTCCTGTTTTTAAAAATATAGATAACCGACTAATGAGCTTACAGCTTGTTAAAAATGGCATGACCGATGCTGTAATGTTTGGACCAGATGGTACCAATGTATTGCCTGCAAAAGTGTTTTACAAAAAGAACATTTTAGCGCTTCGTGGAAGTTTCAGACCTGTAACTAAGGTAAATATGGCTATGTATGAGAAATCATATAACATGTTTATTAAAGAAAATAAAGTAGATAAAGATAAAACGGTTGTTGTTTTTGAAATTACACTATCTAACTTGAGAGCCGAAGGTGAAATTGATGAACAAGATTTTATTGATAGAGCAGATTTATTATGCTCGTTAGGACAATCGGTAATGATATCTAATTTCCAGGAATATTTTAAAGTTGTAGAGTATTTTTCTAAATACTCTAAAGCAAGAATGGGATTAGCAATGGGTGTTAGCAATTTGGTTGATATTTTTGATGAAAAATACTATCGTCATATAAGCGGAGGAATTTTAGAAGCATTTGGTAAACTTTTCTTTAAAGACTTAAAAGTTTACTTATACCCTATGCTTGACCCTGAAACTGGTGAATTAATAAACAGTGAAAATTTAAAAGTATATCCACGTATGAAAGAATTGTACAAATTCTTTAAATACAATGGTAAAGTGATTGATATTGACGATTATGATACAAGCATTATGTCAATCTTCTCACGAGAAATATTACGCATGATTTGTGAAGGAGAAGATGGTTGGGAAGATATGGTTCCTGAAGGAACGGCAGATTTAATTAAAGACTATCGTTTATTCGGTTATACTAGAAAACCTTTAACGCTTAGTAGAAGAAAAAAATTAAGTAACAAATAA
- the bcp gene encoding thioredoxin-dependent thiol peroxidase codes for MNTLKQGDAVPNFTAKDEQGNTISLNDYKGKKLIVFFYPKASTPGCTVEACNLRDNYEVLQEEGYELLGVSADSEKRQSNFKNKYNFPFPLLADEDKTVINAFGVWGPKKFMGREYDGIHRMTFLIDENGVVVRVIEKVKTKDHAAQILG; via the coding sequence ATGAATACACTAAAACAAGGTGATGCTGTACCAAATTTTACGGCAAAAGATGAACAAGGAAATACGATTTCTCTAAATGATTATAAAGGAAAAAAGCTAATTGTTTTTTTCTACCCAAAAGCTAGTACACCAGGTTGTACTGTTGAAGCTTGCAATTTAAGAGATAATTATGAAGTTTTACAAGAGGAAGGTTATGAGTTATTGGGTGTAAGTGCCGATTCTGAAAAACGTCAATCTAATTTTAAAAATAAATATAATTTTCCTTTTCCGCTTTTAGCAGATGAAGATAAAACTGTTATTAATGCTTTTGGAGTTTGGGGACCTAAAAAGTTTATGGGTAGAGAGTATGATGGTATTCATAGAATGACCTTTTTAATTGATGAAAATGGAGTTGTTGTGCGTGTTATTGAAAAAGTAAAAACGAAAGATCACGCTGCTCAAATATTAGGATAA
- a CDS encoding hydrolase yields the protein MKQRIFMYLFVFSILLVLFQYVNSKRVFEDMNNKLEVRQSQLEKYKDSIAVLQNNIAEVSHFNLERNEDAISYFENDGYNVDELIPFIKDELYKLNEVKGEHPIVPYAASEGRKMLINTVKMLNHKWIIADFSDGQYWGEIFLTYEITEDKQLKFNLVEYFLYPFD from the coding sequence ATGAAACAAAGAATTTTTATGTATTTATTTGTGTTTTCAATACTGCTGGTTTTGTTTCAGTATGTTAATTCTAAACGTGTATTCGAGGATATGAATAATAAATTGGAAGTTCGCCAATCGCAATTAGAGAAGTACAAAGATTCAATAGCTGTTTTACAAAATAACATTGCAGAAGTGTCGCATTTTAATTTAGAAAGAAACGAAGATGCTATAAGTTATTTTGAAAATGATGGATATAATGTAGATGAGTTAATCCCGTTTATAAAAGATGAACTTTATAAATTGAATGAAGTAAAAGGAGAGCATCCTATTGTACCTTATGCAGCAAGCGAGGGTAGAAAAATGTTGATTAACACAGTGAAAATGCTTAATCATAAATGGATTATAGCAGATTTCTCTGATGGTCAATATTGGGGAGAAATTTTCTTAACTTATGAAATAACTGAAGA
- a CDS encoding SRPBCC domain-containing protein has product MKHFLLTTALFCSVFLCTSQNQINDIEKRVTSKIDSTYTSELTLIQEFIVNVPVDSVFTAYSTKKGWESWAVAIAEVDFKINGTIKTNYNKDGKIGDATTIYLNIKNHVPNKLITLQAELSEHFPEFMKADEKNLYNIIYFEAINDSTTKVTSYGIGYKNNQKYKALMKFFITGNEKSYINLITYLETGKPVKIAY; this is encoded by the coding sequence ATGAAACATTTTTTACTCACTACCGCTCTATTTTGTTCAGTTTTTCTTTGTACAAGCCAAAATCAAATTAATGATATTGAAAAACGAGTCACTTCAAAAATAGATTCTACTTACACCTCAGAGCTTACTTTAATTCAGGAATTTATAGTAAACGTACCTGTAGACTCTGTATTTACAGCATATTCAACCAAAAAAGGTTGGGAAAGTTGGGCAGTTGCCATAGCTGAAGTAGATTTTAAAATTAACGGTACCATTAAAACCAATTACAATAAAGATGGCAAAATAGGTGATGCAACTACCATTTATTTGAATATAAAAAACCACGTACCTAATAAATTGATTACACTTCAAGCAGAATTAAGCGAACACTTTCCTGAGTTTATGAAAGCAGACGAAAAAAACCTATACAACATTATTTATTTTGAAGCTATTAATGATTCAACCACCAAAGTAACATCATATGGTATTGGGTATAAAAACAACCAAAAGTACAAGGCACTCATGAAGTTTTTTATAACCGGAAACGAAAAATCCTATATTAATTTAATTACTTATCTCGAAACTGGAAAACCTGTTAAAATAGCGTATTAA
- a CDS encoding RNA polymerase sigma factor — MQHEIISDATLVSNYIKGDEGALETLIIRHKQKIYSFIYSKVYDRDIAEDIFQDTFIKVIRTLKRGAYNEEGKFLPWVMRISHNLVIDFFRKNNRMPKFDNTGEFSIFSVLSDTSLNAEKTIIKEQVENDVRRLVDELPDDQKEVLLMRIYNDMSFKEISERTGVSINTALGRMRYALINLRKIIDKHNIVLTN; from the coding sequence ATGCAACACGAAATTATTTCAGACGCTACTTTAGTTAGTAACTATATTAAAGGAGATGAAGGAGCTTTAGAGACTCTTATCATTAGACACAAACAAAAAATTTACAGCTTTATTTATTCGAAAGTATATGATAGAGATATCGCTGAAGATATTTTTCAGGATACTTTTATTAAAGTTATTCGCACACTAAAACGTGGTGCGTACAACGAAGAAGGTAAGTTTTTACCATGGGTTATGCGAATTTCGCATAATTTGGTAATAGATTTCTTTAGAAAGAATAACAGAATGCCAAAATTTGACAATACTGGTGAGTTTAGTATTTTTTCTGTATTAAGTGATACGAGCTTAAATGCGGAAAAAACGATTATTAAAGAACAGGTAGAAAATGATGTTAGACGATTAGTTGATGAGCTTCCAGATGACCAAAAAGAGGTGTTGTTAATGCGTATTTATAATGATATGAGTTTTAAAGAAATATCAGAAAGAACAGGGGTTAGCATTAATACGGCATTGGGTAGAATGCGTTATGCGTTAATTAATTTACGCAAGATTATTGATAAGCATAATATAGTTTTAACAAATTAA
- the uvrA gene encoding excinuclease ABC subunit UvrA: protein MNTTLTEVNPKENIIIKGAKLHNLKNIDVVIPRNKLVVITGLSGSGKSSLAFDTLYAEGQRRYVESLSSYARQFLGRLNKPKVDYIKGIAPAIAIEQKVNSTNPRSTVGTTTEIYDYLKLLFARIGKTYSPVSGDEVKKDTVTDVLNHLKTFPEGEKLLLLAPIYLEEGRTIEDKLKALQQQGYARIKVNNDVVRIDEASDINTKDKVLLVVDRIITKNDEDFLNRLADATQTAFFEGKGECIIETLKDSKQRHFSNKFELDGINFLEPNIHLFSFNNPYGACPKCEGYGDIIGIDEDLVIPNTGLSIYENAIFPWRGESMSWYRDQLVNNSHKFDFPIHKPYFELTDAQKQLIWDGNQYFEGLNSFFAELESKAYKIQNRVMLSRYRGKTKCKACNGKRLRNEANYIKIGGANITDLVEMPLDKLANFFNQLELNDYDTTVSNRLLKEINNRLSFLANVGLDYLTLNRKSNTLSGGESQRINLATSLGSSLVGSMYILDEPSIGLHPKDTERLILVLKQLRDLGNTVIVVEHDEDIMKAADSIIDIGPEAGTFGGHVVAHGTYDDILASESLTAKYLNETLKIEVPKKRRSSKYHVDVLGARENNLKNINVSFPLGMLTVITGVSGSGKSTLVKKILYPALQKKLTDFGDKPGQFTALEGHFTNVKHIEYVDQNPIGRSSRSNPVTYIKAYDDIRALFSKQKLSAIRNYQPKHFSFNVDGGRCETCKGEGEVTIEMQFMADVHLECETCKGKRFKKEVLEVTFADKNIDDILNLTIDDAITFFEATKQTKIKNKLQPLQDVGLGYVTLGQSSSTLSGGEAQRIKLASFLGKGTNKDKALFIFDEPTTGLHFHDIQKLLKSFNALIENGHSIIVVEHNLELIKCADHIIDLGPKGGETGGNLVASGTPEDIVKVKASETGKYLKEKL, encoded by the coding sequence ATGAATACTACTCTTACAGAAGTTAACCCTAAAGAAAATATCATCATAAAAGGTGCGAAATTGCACAATTTAAAAAATATTGATGTTGTTATACCTAGAAATAAATTAGTAGTTATTACCGGTTTATCGGGCTCAGGTAAATCCAGTTTAGCTTTCGATACGCTGTATGCTGAGGGCCAAAGACGCTATGTTGAAAGTTTATCGAGTTACGCACGTCAATTCTTAGGGCGTTTAAATAAACCAAAAGTAGATTATATAAAAGGCATTGCTCCTGCCATAGCTATAGAACAAAAAGTTAACTCTACCAATCCGCGTTCAACCGTTGGTACAACTACAGAGATTTACGATTATTTAAAATTACTTTTTGCAAGAATTGGCAAAACCTACTCACCTGTTTCTGGAGACGAAGTGAAAAAAGATACGGTAACCGATGTTTTAAACCACTTAAAAACATTTCCTGAAGGTGAAAAACTACTCTTGCTCGCTCCTATTTACTTAGAAGAAGGAAGAACTATTGAAGACAAACTTAAAGCATTACAGCAACAAGGTTATGCCAGAATAAAAGTTAATAATGACGTTGTTAGAATTGATGAGGCTAGTGATATTAATACTAAAGACAAAGTTTTACTAGTTGTTGATAGAATTATTACTAAAAATGACGAAGATTTTTTAAACAGACTTGCAGATGCAACTCAAACCGCATTTTTTGAAGGTAAAGGCGAATGCATCATAGAAACTTTAAAAGATAGCAAACAGCGACATTTTAGTAATAAATTTGAATTGGATGGTATTAATTTTCTAGAACCAAATATTCATCTATTCAGTTTTAATAATCCTTATGGAGCTTGCCCAAAATGTGAAGGTTATGGCGATATTATTGGAATTGATGAAGATTTAGTTATTCCAAACACAGGACTTTCTATTTACGAAAACGCTATTTTTCCTTGGCGTGGCGAAAGCATGAGTTGGTATAGAGACCAATTGGTTAATAATTCTCATAAATTCGATTTTCCTATACACAAACCCTATTTTGAGTTAACTGATGCTCAAAAACAACTTATTTGGGATGGTAATCAATATTTTGAAGGCTTAAACTCCTTTTTTGCAGAGTTAGAATCTAAAGCTTATAAAATTCAAAATCGTGTTATGTTATCACGTTACCGCGGAAAAACAAAGTGTAAAGCTTGTAATGGAAAACGCTTACGTAACGAAGCTAACTATATTAAAATTGGTGGTGCTAATATTACAGATTTGGTAGAAATGCCATTAGATAAATTAGCTAATTTCTTTAATCAGTTAGAGTTAAACGATTACGACACAACAGTTTCAAACAGGTTGCTTAAAGAGATAAATAACCGATTATCATTTTTAGCTAATGTTGGGTTAGATTATTTAACGCTAAACCGAAAATCTAACACACTTTCGGGTGGTGAAAGTCAGCGTATAAACCTTGCAACCTCCTTGGGAAGTAGCTTGGTTGGTTCTATGTATATCTTAGACGAACCTAGTATTGGCTTACATCCAAAAGATACAGAGCGATTAATTCTGGTTTTAAAACAATTACGCGATTTAGGAAATACTGTAATTGTTGTAGAACATGACGAAGATATTATGAAAGCTGCCGATAGCATTATAGATATTGGTCCAGAAGCTGGAACTTTTGGTGGGCACGTTGTAGCACATGGCACTTATGATGATATTCTAGCTTCAGAATCATTAACCGCTAAATACCTAAACGAAACTTTAAAAATTGAAGTCCCTAAAAAACGAAGATCCTCTAAATACCATGTAGATGTTTTAGGTGCTCGCGAAAATAATCTTAAAAACATCAATGTTAGTTTTCCTTTAGGGATGCTAACCGTTATAACTGGTGTTTCCGGTAGCGGAAAAAGTACGTTGGTTAAAAAAATATTATATCCGGCGTTGCAAAAAAAGTTAACCGATTTTGGTGATAAACCTGGTCAGTTTACAGCTTTAGAAGGCCATTTTACCAATGTAAAACATATAGAATATGTAGATCAAAATCCTATTGGTCGTTCATCACGTTCTAATCCGGTTACCTATATAAAAGCTTACGATGACATTCGCGCATTGTTTTCAAAACAAAAATTAAGCGCCATAAGAAACTACCAACCCAAGCATTTTAGTTTTAATGTAGATGGCGGACGCTGTGAGACTTGTAAAGGCGAAGGTGAAGTAACTATTGAAATGCAATTTATGGCAGATGTGCATTTAGAATGTGAAACATGTAAAGGAAAACGCTTTAAAAAAGAAGTTCTGGAAGTTACTTTTGCAGATAAAAATATAGATGATATTCTAAATCTTACCATTGATGATGCCATTACTTTTTTTGAAGCTACCAAGCAAACAAAAATTAAAAACAAACTCCAACCATTGCAAGATGTTGGTTTAGGCTATGTTACTTTAGGCCAAAGCTCTTCTACCCTTTCTGGTGGCGAAGCTCAGCGTATAAAACTAGCTTCATTTTTAGGGAAAGGAACTAATAAAGATAAAGCTCTTTTTATTTTTGACGAACCTACTACTGGTCTTCATTTTCATGATATTCAAAAATTATTAAAATCGTTTAATGCATTGATTGAAAATGGGCATTCCATTATTGTTGTAGAACATAATTTAGAACTTATTAAATGTGCAGACCATATTATTGATTTAGGCCCTAAAGGTGGTGAAACCGGTGGAAACCTTGTAGCTAGTGGCACACCAGAAGACATTGTAAAAGTTAAAGCGTCTGAAACCGGAAAATATTTAAAGGAAAAGTTATAA
- a CDS encoding MBL fold metallo-hydrolase, which translates to MKITFLGTGTSQGIPIIGSNHPVCLSKNPKDKRLRVSVLVEWDGFTYVVDCGPDFRYQMLRSGCKRIDGIVFTHEHSDHVLGFDDIRPFYFRQGDIPIYGHKRVIKQLKKRFDYVFETENKYPGAPTVIINKIKNKPFKLKNLEVIPINGKHDDLQVFGFRFKDFAYLTDMKTVKNKEIEKLKGVKTLVVNALRIEPHRSHFNLEEALEFIKKVNPEKAYLTHISHLLGFHDKVEKTLPKNVFLAYDGLQLTI; encoded by the coding sequence TTGAAAATTACTTTTCTCGGTACAGGCACATCGCAAGGTATTCCAATTATTGGAAGTAATCATCCTGTTTGTTTGAGTAAAAATCCAAAAGATAAACGTTTACGAGTTTCGGTTTTGGTTGAATGGGATGGTTTTACCTATGTTGTAGATTGTGGGCCAGATTTTAGATATCAAATGTTGCGATCTGGTTGTAAACGGATTGATGGTATTGTTTTTACACACGAACATTCCGACCATGTTTTGGGTTTTGATGATATTAGACCGTTTTACTTTAGGCAAGGTGATATCCCTATTTACGGACACAAACGAGTAATAAAACAATTAAAAAAACGCTTTGATTATGTTTTTGAAACTGAAAATAAGTATCCTGGGGCACCAACAGTAATTATAAACAAGATTAAGAATAAACCGTTTAAATTGAAGAATTTAGAGGTAATTCCAATAAATGGTAAGCATGACGATTTACAGGTTTTTGGTTTTAGGTTTAAAGATTTTGCATATTTAACCGACATGAAAACCGTTAAGAATAAAGAAATTGAAAAATTAAAAGGTGTAAAAACTCTAGTTGTAAATGCTTTACGTATAGAGCCACACCGTTCACATTTTAACTTAGAAGAAGCATTGGAATTTATAAAAAAAGTAAATCCAGAAAAAGCTTATTTAACGCACATTAGTCATTTATTAGGATTTCATGACAAAGTTGAAAAAACATTACCAAAAAATGTGTTTTTAGCTTATGATGGGTTACAATTAACAATTTAA
- the nth gene encoding endonuclease III has product MTKKEKVNFVINTLNKLYPEIPIPLDHKDPYTLLIAVLMSAQSTDVRVNQITPLLFERADNPYDMVKLTVEDIREIIKPVGLSPMKSKGIHGLSKILIDKYDGKVPQTYEALEALPAVGHKTAAVVLSQAFGIPAFPVDTHIHRLMYRWNLSNGKNVVQTEKDAKRIFPKELWNDLHLQIIWYGREYSPARGWDLDKDVITKTIGRQTVINDYLKKKKS; this is encoded by the coding sequence ATGACTAAAAAAGAGAAGGTAAACTTTGTTATAAATACCTTAAATAAATTATACCCAGAGATTCCAATTCCTTTAGACCATAAAGATCCATACACGCTACTTATCGCGGTTTTAATGTCTGCCCAAAGTACAGATGTTCGGGTAAACCAAATTACACCTTTGCTGTTTGAAAGAGCTGATAATCCATACGATATGGTAAAACTTACTGTGGAAGACATAAGAGAAATCATAAAACCCGTTGGATTGTCTCCTATGAAAAGTAAAGGTATTCATGGTTTATCAAAAATATTGATTGATAAGTATGATGGTAAAGTGCCTCAAACTTACGAAGCGCTTGAAGCTTTGCCTGCTGTTGGCCATAAAACAGCTGCAGTAGTTTTATCGCAAGCCTTTGGTATACCTGCTTTTCCAGTAGATACGCATATACACCGATTAATGTATAGATGGAATTTAAGTAATGGCAAAAATGTGGTTCAAACCGAAAAAGATGCTAAGCGAATATTCCCTAAAGAATTATGGAACGATTTACATCTACAAATTATTTGGTATGGGCGCGAATATTCTCCAGCTAGAGGTTGGGATTTAGACAAAGATGTTATTACAAAAACCATTGGAAGGCAAACCGTTATAAACGATTATCTAAAAAAGAAAAAGTCCTGA
- a CDS encoding helix-turn-helix domain-containing protein yields the protein MYNQEYLENLIKDKKEENLNLEYKASKSLDRLDQKKLNEISKDVSAFANSNGGILIYGISEKEHLPEGIDPIQRGEVDREWLEQKIQDGIRPKIDEVKIYPIEINSNPSKVVYLIEIPQSTTAHQASDKRYYRRHNFNVLPMYDHEIRDVFNRIKTPKINLFFKVLVRVQNMGDTFGPGIRTEKLMVTTEYIFQVYAQNVGKVYANYINCIVQIPKSILLDTFEYDDSLEVVEFVIDNKVRDTIGLESNPPNYIEKLGPSRYEPILPSRTLRIDDNKCQLLSNYRGYRNKEINWVVYADNSEPISGRIKIDKIIEEYEYL from the coding sequence ATGTATAATCAAGAGTATTTAGAAAATTTAATTAAAGACAAAAAGGAAGAGAATTTAAACCTCGAGTACAAAGCGTCCAAATCCTTAGACAGACTTGACCAAAAAAAATTAAATGAAATTTCAAAAGATGTTTCTGCCTTTGCTAATTCGAATGGAGGAATACTAATTTATGGAATCTCTGAAAAAGAACATTTACCAGAGGGCATAGATCCAATTCAGAGAGGAGAAGTTGATAGAGAATGGTTAGAACAAAAAATTCAGGACGGTATAAGACCAAAAATTGACGAAGTAAAAATTTATCCTATTGAAATTAATTCAAACCCAAGCAAAGTGGTTTATCTTATTGAAATTCCTCAAAGTACCACTGCACATCAGGCATCTGATAAAAGGTACTATAGGCGACATAATTTTAACGTTCTTCCAATGTACGATCATGAGATACGGGATGTTTTTAATAGAATTAAAACGCCAAAAATTAACCTCTTTTTTAAAGTTTTAGTTCGTGTTCAAAATATGGGTGACACATTTGGACCTGGTATTAGGACAGAAAAACTTATGGTCACTACTGAGTATATTTTTCAAGTTTACGCACAAAATGTTGGCAAAGTGTATGCTAATTATATTAATTGTATAGTGCAAATCCCGAAATCAATTTTGTTAGACACTTTTGAATATGACGATAGTCTTGAGGTCGTTGAATTTGTAATTGATAATAAAGTACGGGATACTATTGGACTAGAGAGTAATCCCCCTAATTATATTGAAAAATTGGGTCCATCACGATATGAGCCAATTCTACCTTCAAGAACTCTCCGAATTGATGATAATAAATGCCAGTTATTGAGTAATTATAGAGGATATAGAAATAAAGAAATAAATTGGGTGGTATATGCTGATAATTCAGAACCTATCTCTGGAAGAATAAAGATAGACAAGATAATTGAGGAGTATGAATATCTTTAG